One window from the genome of Cryobacterium sp. GrIS_2_6 encodes:
- a CDS encoding CPBP family intramembrane glutamic endopeptidase — MTEATDAAARPRARLALRLVPASLVSASAVLLFGVHTPVSIPAGYLLLGIALAAAVVIDRPLARDLALVALGLLLISTISLAANIDYPNMALMGAVLTLAVLLPYLVSRHLYRERAIRFPIRTGRPWTSAALGYLVVVIALGYAILPTYFIRSGAFHNWPTVTAPDEIGRLFVGVGFVGIWDELFFICTVFALLRRHFPDWLANLLQAVIFTSFLWELGYRSWGPLITFPFALLQGFTFALTRSLGYVIVVHLLFDLVVFLVIVHAHTPAWLPIFLY, encoded by the coding sequence ATGACCGAGGCGACGGATGCCGCCGCGCGGCCCCGCGCGCGCCTGGCGCTCCGCCTCGTGCCCGCGTCCCTGGTCTCGGCGTCAGCGGTGCTGCTCTTCGGAGTGCACACGCCGGTCTCGATCCCCGCCGGCTATCTGCTGCTCGGAATCGCCCTCGCGGCGGCCGTCGTCATCGACCGTCCGCTCGCCCGGGACCTCGCGCTCGTCGCCCTCGGCCTCCTGCTGATCAGCACCATTTCCCTCGCCGCCAACATCGACTACCCGAACATGGCGCTGATGGGGGCGGTGCTCACGCTCGCGGTGCTCCTGCCGTACCTGGTCTCGCGCCACCTCTACCGCGAGCGGGCGATCCGGTTCCCGATCCGCACCGGGCGACCCTGGACATCCGCAGCGCTCGGGTACCTGGTCGTCGTGATCGCGCTCGGTTATGCGATTCTGCCGACTTATTTCATCCGCTCCGGCGCCTTTCACAACTGGCCGACCGTCACCGCGCCGGACGAGATCGGGCGGCTTTTCGTCGGTGTCGGCTTCGTCGGGATCTGGGACGAGCTCTTCTTCATCTGCACCGTGTTCGCGCTGCTGCGCCGGCACTTCCCGGACTGGCTCGCGAACCTGCTCCAGGCGGTGATCTTCACCTCGTTCCTCTGGGAACTCGGCTACCGCAGCTGGGGCCCCCTGATCACCTTCCCCTTCGCGCTCCTGCAGGGCTTCACCTTCGCGCTGACCAGGTCACTCGGCTACGTCATCGTCGTGCACCTGCTCTTCGACCTCGTCGTCTTCCTCGTGATCGTGCATGCGCACACCCCGGCCTGGCTGCCGATCTTCCTCTACTGA